In Dyadobacter sp. NIV53, a single window of DNA contains:
- a CDS encoding Gfo/Idh/MocA family protein: MEQNRRDFIKNVAVGSAGVVIGGGSAFGFSAKSYKRIIGANELIRVATIGVNSRGKGMSATISGQKNAEVGTICDVDERTIPKAIEEVLKTKQTAVPKSEKDCRKVMDDKSIDAIYIATPDHWHAPLTIMGCQSGKHVYVEKPLSHNPHEGEMAVAAARKYNRVVQMGAQRRSAPVLTEGIEQLHKGIIGRVYMAKTWYTNKRKATFLKPGTVPSWLDYELWQGPAPRVPYKDGLIHYDWHWFWHWGTGEALNNGTHEVDVARWGLGVDFPIRVSSAGGRYEFKDDWETPDTQVITMDYPGRISLMWESRSSNGRKIEGLDRGIIFYGENGSLDTGGDSYTIYDLDGKLVKEVKSKTEGAVDGRNTASPSLGMDNLHVMDFLDAIKNNRRPNCDVEIGYKSVVAMQLGNIAWRVGRSLSIDPTNGHIIGDKDAQKLWSREYEKGWEPKV; encoded by the coding sequence ATGGAACAAAACAGGCGTGATTTTATAAAAAATGTTGCCGTTGGCTCGGCTGGTGTGGTGATTGGTGGCGGTTCGGCTTTTGGGTTCAGTGCTAAAAGTTATAAGCGGATTATTGGTGCCAATGAACTGATACGTGTTGCAACTATTGGTGTAAACAGTCGTGGAAAGGGGATGTCTGCTACTATTTCCGGACAAAAAAATGCAGAAGTAGGCACCATTTGTGATGTGGATGAACGCACAATACCCAAAGCAATCGAAGAGGTTTTGAAAACCAAACAGACTGCGGTACCCAAATCGGAAAAGGATTGCCGGAAAGTAATGGACGATAAATCAATTGACGCAATTTACATCGCTACGCCCGATCATTGGCATGCTCCGCTTACGATCATGGGTTGTCAGTCGGGTAAACATGTGTATGTCGAAAAGCCGTTAAGCCATAATCCACATGAAGGCGAAATGGCTGTTGCAGCAGCACGGAAATATAACCGTGTTGTTCAAATGGGAGCACAGCGGCGTTCAGCACCTGTTTTGACCGAAGGTATAGAGCAATTGCATAAAGGAATTATCGGACGGGTATATATGGCTAAAACATGGTATACCAACAAAAGAAAAGCAACATTTTTGAAACCGGGGACTGTTCCTTCATGGCTTGATTATGAATTGTGGCAGGGCCCCGCTCCAAGGGTGCCCTACAAGGATGGGCTGATCCACTACGACTGGCACTGGTTCTGGCATTGGGGAACGGGCGAAGCTTTAAATAACGGAACACATGAGGTAGATGTAGCAAGATGGGGACTGGGTGTCGATTTTCCGATCCGTGTCAGTTCAGCAGGAGGGCGTTATGAGTTTAAGGATGATTGGGAAACGCCGGATACACAGGTAATAACCATGGATTATCCGGGTAGGATTTCGCTGATGTGGGAATCAAGAAGCTCAAACGGGCGGAAAATAGAAGGCCTTGACCGGGGCATTATTTTCTATGGTGAAAACGGAAGTCTGGATACTGGCGGTGACAGTTACACGATTTACGACCTTGATGGTAAATTAGTAAAGGAAGTGAAGTCCAAAACAGAAGGCGCTGTGGATGGAAGAAATACCGCAAGTCCGAGTCTGGGAATGGATAACCTGCATGTCATGGATTTTCTGGATGCGATCAAAAACAACCGCCGCCCTAATTGTGATGTTGAAATCGGGTATAAAAGTGTAGTGGCGATGCAATTGGGAAATATTGCATGGCGTGTTGGCCGGAGTCTGTCCATTGATCCGACAAACGGCCACATCATTGGTGACAAGGATGCCCAGAAATTATGGAGCCGTGAATATGAAAAAGGTTGGGAGCCGAAAGTTTAA
- a CDS encoding T9SS type A sorting domain-containing protein produces MKLFLLLIVSLLSFTSYSQSIEADRAALVKLYNGTNGPQWKNQNNWNTTTSPCGWYGITCSDGRVTEIRLAGNNLAGTIPIEKEDFTELRWLELPDNHLTGNIPAELGSLSNLTDIYLGANKLTSEISPKLTNLRNLRALSLYDNQLTGSIPDALYNGSKLILLDLAQNKLTGGISSAIGNAKLLQGINLWGNQFTGPLPDSLWELSDLNYLALHDNNLSGEISAGIGKLTNLNLLFLNNNQFAGFVPEEIGNLSQLTHLNLSHNGLHNENPGLFGNLTNLEVLDLSHNSFFKIFENLGNLTKLKTLNLNNNYLWAIPSDIGNLLDLEYLNLSSDSLFGPIPSSILNLTKLKRLELDNNELKGTVPDFRNIADDGFISLSLNNFTFSGLESNTEKFDNYSPQRNLPLNLKDKTLSVEAGGNLLNNTYVWYNNNEQVASDKGINSYSMTGSGSYRVEIYNDLVPGLVLNSKVFVFDENRYLTLIVNGKKLSVDPRNNLQYNHYMWYKDNQLLSVTNTNEFTMNGDGAYRVEVYNYSLPGRFAYSNTYVHTENPLLVTLINFSAKKSEKGNQISWSTTSETNNAGFEIERSADAKSFVMISRIDGKGNSSVLNHYEFFDQSPLGNGYYRLKQIDHNGKSAFSRTVYVQYVLAALKVYPNPAHGNFVLESTDADSPVYVYNLNGQKVMKRKGSNFHTFKTDGLTNGIYVIQQGSQRIKLAIEK; encoded by the coding sequence ATGAAATTATTTTTACTACTCATCGTTTCGTTACTTTCATTTACTTCGTATTCCCAGTCCATTGAAGCAGACCGGGCTGCATTAGTCAAACTATACAATGGTACAAACGGGCCGCAATGGAAAAATCAAAACAATTGGAATACAACTACTAGCCCTTGCGGATGGTACGGAATTACCTGTTCTGACGGAAGGGTTACTGAAATTCGTTTGGCGGGAAACAATCTTGCCGGCACCATACCCATTGAAAAGGAAGATTTTACTGAACTTAGATGGCTTGAATTGCCTGATAATCATTTAACGGGTAACATTCCGGCTGAATTGGGTAGCCTTTCCAATCTAACCGATATTTATCTCGGTGCTAATAAGCTGACCAGTGAAATTTCGCCAAAACTGACCAATCTTAGAAATTTAAGAGCACTATCTTTATATGACAATCAGTTAACAGGTTCCATTCCTGATGCTCTGTATAATGGATCGAAGCTGATATTACTCGATCTGGCGCAGAACAAATTAACTGGCGGTATTAGCAGCGCTATCGGAAATGCAAAACTTCTTCAAGGAATTAATCTTTGGGGTAATCAGTTTACCGGGCCTCTTCCTGACTCTTTGTGGGAATTATCGGATCTTAATTATTTAGCACTTCACGACAATAACCTGTCCGGGGAAATTTCCGCTGGCATTGGCAAGCTCACGAATCTGAATTTGCTTTTTCTTAATAATAACCAGTTTGCAGGATTTGTCCCCGAAGAGATAGGTAATCTTTCGCAGTTAACCCACCTCAACCTGTCTCATAACGGGCTTCACAATGAAAATCCCGGTTTATTTGGAAATTTAACAAATCTTGAAGTTTTAGATTTAAGTCATAATTCGTTTTTTAAAATATTCGAAAACTTAGGAAATCTGACCAAACTGAAAACTCTAAATCTGAATAATAATTATCTCTGGGCGATACCTTCGGATATCGGAAATCTTTTGGATCTTGAATATCTGAATTTGAGCAGTGACAGCCTGTTTGGACCAATTCCATCTTCTATTTTAAATTTAACGAAGCTTAAAAGACTGGAACTGGATAATAACGAACTGAAAGGAACGGTACCGGATTTCCGGAACATTGCGGACGATGGATTTATTTCATTGAGCCTGAATAATTTTACGTTTTCAGGCCTGGAATCAAATACTGAAAAATTTGATAATTACTCACCGCAACGTAATCTGCCACTTAATCTTAAAGACAAAACGTTATCGGTAGAAGCAGGTGGTAATTTGTTGAATAACACGTATGTATGGTATAACAACAATGAACAGGTTGCTTCGGACAAGGGGATTAACTCGTACAGCATGACAGGTAGCGGATCCTACCGGGTTGAAATTTACAATGATCTGGTTCCCGGCCTGGTTTTAAACAGCAAGGTTTTTGTATTTGATGAGAACCGATACCTGACTTTGATAGTAAATGGGAAAAAACTTTCAGTTGATCCGAGGAACAATTTGCAATACAATCATTACATGTGGTATAAAGATAACCAGTTACTTTCTGTAACAAATACCAATGAATTCACAATGAACGGTGATGGCGCTTACAGGGTTGAAGTGTACAACTATTCTCTTCCGGGTCGGTTTGCATATAGTAATACTTATGTTCATACTGAAAACCCACTTCTGGTCACACTCATAAATTTCAGTGCTAAAAAGTCAGAAAAAGGAAACCAAATTTCTTGGTCGACAACGTCAGAAACAAACAACGCCGGATTTGAAATTGAAAGAAGTGCAGATGCCAAAAGCTTTGTCATGATCAGCAGGATCGATGGAAAAGGCAATTCATCGGTTTTAAATCATTATGAGTTTTTTGACCAAAGCCCTCTGGGTAATGGTTATTACAGACTTAAACAGATTGATCACAATGGAAAGTCAGCATTCTCGCGCACTGTTTACGTTCAGTATGTGCTTGCTGCGTTAAAAGTTTACCCCAATCCAGCTCATGGAAATTTTGTACTGGAAAGTACCGATGCTGACAGTCCGGTGTATGTTTATAATTTAAATGGACAAAAGGTAATGAAAAGGAAAGGTTCAAATTTTCATACTTTTAAAACGGATGGCCTTACGAATGGAATCTATGTGATTCAGCAAGGAAGCCAGCGTATAAAACTTGCGATTGAAAAGTAG
- a CDS encoding glycosyltransferase family 92 protein — MIFKGFGVTDWLDRIINKDSKEQYNLALCCIVKDENEYLEEWITYHRKIGVDHFFIYDNESKVSVTETLKNLGLSAYATVIKVHGRAKQVKAYNDCLIRQRKSSQWIGFIDADEFIVPKSTNGDLPAFLKKFEKFGGIGINWLIFGSGGHKIRTNQSQLESFLLRSEVGFHLNSHVKMIVQTKYVRRSIGAHLFTFIKDYYAVNENFIPITSHLSDTSVNQIQLNHYFCRSLEEHIEKVERGLADTTRRKRSIAEFYERDLDANKVEDRTILNILGMVK; from the coding sequence ATGATTTTCAAAGGTTTCGGTGTTACAGATTGGCTGGATAGAATAATTAATAAAGACTCGAAAGAGCAGTACAATCTGGCGTTGTGTTGTATAGTAAAGGATGAAAATGAGTATTTAGAGGAATGGATTACTTATCACAGAAAAATAGGGGTTGACCATTTTTTTATTTATGATAATGAAAGTAAAGTATCTGTTACAGAGACATTGAAGAACTTAGGTTTGTCGGCGTATGCTACTGTAATAAAGGTTCATGGCAGGGCCAAACAAGTGAAAGCCTATAATGACTGTTTGATCAGGCAACGAAAATCGTCTCAATGGATCGGTTTTATAGACGCTGATGAATTTATTGTTCCTAAAAGTACAAATGGCGACTTGCCGGCTTTCCTGAAAAAATTTGAAAAATTTGGCGGGATCGGTATAAACTGGTTGATATTCGGGTCGGGCGGGCATAAAATAAGAACGAACCAATCACAGTTAGAAAGCTTTTTGCTCAGGTCGGAAGTTGGTTTTCATTTGAATTCCCATGTGAAAATGATTGTACAAACTAAATATGTCAGACGTTCGATAGGTGCACACTTATTTACCTTTATTAAAGATTATTATGCTGTTAATGAGAACTTTATTCCCATTACGAGCCATTTATCAGATACAAGCGTAAACCAAATCCAGTTGAACCATTATTTTTGCCGGTCGCTCGAAGAGCATATCGAGAAAGTTGAACGGGGCCTTGCAGATACTACGCGAAGGAAAAGAAGTATTGCAGAATTTTACGAGCGCGATTTAGATGCCAATAAGGTAGAAGACAGGACTATTTTGAATATTTTGGGGATGGTAAAATGA